A section of the Entelurus aequoreus isolate RoL-2023_Sb linkage group LG21, RoL_Eaeq_v1.1, whole genome shotgun sequence genome encodes:
- the sec16a gene encoding protein transport protein Sec16A isoform X2 has product MQPPPRTGLPRASGPPPPSGPNMFRRTRPQKATAGIASHSMPPSTQPMTDPFAFVRGPPPSMAADGFPVPNSNSLLSQAPPDTTSTMAGSGVPPLPHTLENVPAAPSAPLPSSLPGVPMFSPHSAANPGAYPAPSHTVYAPSHSEQSYLNSRAQPTFMAAEPPSVPSAPVQSQTFNQDIHGQSPPQFVSFQPLPPATTSSHRSSDHGSRPPSVQNYFQPTNDPPQQPFMYPSNAPTPPTQLGHPQIQNPIPHQNLVNAPSSQWAVPNTTQQNNSHSQNQTYQMPSSAPHEAWFNQAPRDPAYHQMGTAPVHLQPNSDSRAHQASNTAPQNGGSASATVPYSQNSGTLSMFFNDNDVENEETLAGERSNVINGIPESLRPVSNPQVVPPAHNVPADVPFDNQGSCFQDNSHIPYMSDGNATPQANPSDYHYDHVENFECVPNQEVLPSETQATLEVNTFETGPNLETPDSIPRPMRSASASSNYSNMSHGSGTVSRRHQGVVGTFIQQESPRPTDDTNSPPATSAACGGYFEQIDSFPAGDVATQQKSSEQMWSATPSPPKPTGNFQASANSSFEPVRSHGVGVRPIEVDRAKMVAEAGTDATPGNLEQPPDNMENIYGPGHPLPVGVPHLANPTVQSPSRPSSRTFGASRPCDSPATTLWAHGDPTSLATNILLVPAAPTVLAPLREPSADVIQPPEDGPLELHPPQRIQPTPQQHLENLENPPKVSELNATDSQGNLGYASLLLSDSLQQPVLIAPPVSNYNVIPPTAPVQVASQGTPTVRTKSASTSHATALPQNQNLLCSPASTSNPTPLDLTLDGEAATSGVASSQPHTVRPPFSQGQSLSGDPHFGHQVNYATSLAAASVTNHNQPSNYELLDFSMHQSQSKNQAPSHPPALHESPQFSNGFYMQVTKDAQRGVRVEENVQVQPASSSTTQVPLASSSIPGARPTSTANTPQPQLEPPRRPDSNETTQRQSVSAVPMEGALPLSGQYPNPVLGPSTAGALPAAGPPGPPAGPPGPPGPLPHGSSQPAAAEPPRPPSSAGSQQGYGLPHPGPGQMYGGYYGSYGEYPDGLAPYAPGPYPPGDPRAQQYYQDGSNRGRGDPWFGRYEGPNPAYRDPNYQYKEPQQERPNSRASQYSDRPPSRQGYPDDYHRANQSAYEEYYANYAKHYEYAGYNYGQFDPRYRAYYDQSYWSTYDDSYRGRENYYNQQMYPTRKDGYDDQWRYYPGYDSSFDDDYRRRGEAYNDDFDRRSVHSEQSAHSVHSSHSHHSRRSSFSSRSQPSQVYRSQPDLVSAGYDATSSTLAVDYSYGQYPNQTDASQNYEQYLYPSGYKADSTWVATEQPPPRPVTPEKFTMPHRCARFGPGGHLVQVLPNLPSAGQPALVDIHNLETMLQNTSDQEELRAFPGPLVKEETHKVDVIKFSQNKALTCSYDDNLLDRDSARLLWDFIVLLCRQNGTVVGTDIADLLLKEHRSVWLPGKSPNEANLIDFNNEPLARAEEEPGTGPLSLLSDTFMTVPENVGKETERFRELLLFGRKKDALEAAMKGGLWGHALLLASKMDNRTHARVMTRFANSLPINDPLQTVYQLMSGRMPASATCCGEAKWGDWRPHLAMVLSNLTHTLDLDTRTITTMGDTLASKGLIDAAHFCYLMAQVGFGVYTKKSTKMVLIGSNHSLSFFDFATNEAIQRTEAYEYAQSLGSQPCSLPNFQVFKLIYACRLAEAGLSAQAFHYCEVISRTVLMQPSHYSPVFISQVIQMSEKLRFFDPQLKERPEQELFNEPDWLIQLRQLDGQIRTGAITYNPDRTTPTQFSSCSPSSDLEHPSPAEPYNMSMDVDGPTADNPLMSSLLPGSPPQGVQLMPPAPTSILQDGMAPSQPPCNMPEFYPVPPSGAPGHIPMSGYPPQDPTYAHPHFHPPPEQSEMYPGAYQQPCHSPSQVSQMSPLMPPPQVPHSPVQMSHQLPAHMPLSPGHVPSLEPPSHIHHEMHMTQSISSSPRKFSLTPQMDFYDHMAQLGPGRRSRTTSQSSVHRAPGRRSRTTSESSTHSGGRERSNSAVKQASPPPPSIPEQPRKEETKKAKKDSPKKGGGGVGWLTWLYRKGKNEAHLPDDKNKSIVWDGTKQKWVDLNEPEEESKPLPPPPPGFPKMAPMPAVAGPASSPSSGPPVNMFSRRAGIRSRYVDVLNPGVAAKPAGLAPAPPMDLFAPLAPMSMPANLFVPSSAPNDQQPLEGSEGSNREQTSSNSSVPQMFNPTLLPPVPQGPSVHDGLHSGESRPSLRNASVGGGTFL; this is encoded by the exons ATGCAGCCTCCTCCTCGGACTGGACTTCCGAGAGCTTCCGGCCCTCCTCCTCCTTCTGGGCCCAATATGTTCCGCAGGACCAGGCCTCAAAAGGCTACAGCAGGGATAGCGTCTCACTCAATGCCACCTTCTACCCAACCCATGACGGATCCCTTTGCTTTTGTCCGAGGTCCCCCTCCTTCTATGGCTGCAGATGGTTTCCCAGTACCCAACAGCAACTCTCTTTTATCGCAAGCCCCACCTGATACCACCTCTACCATGGCGGGTTCAGGTGTGCCTCCGCTGCCGCACACACTGGAGAATGTCCCAGCTGCTCCATCTGCCCCCTTGCCGTCCTCTCTGCCCGGCGTGCCCATGTTCAGCCCTCATAGTGCAGCCAATCCTGGAGCTTATCCAGCACCAAGTCATACTGTTTATGCCCCTTCACATTCTGAACAGAGTTACCTTAACTCAAGAGCGCAACCGACATTCATGGCCGCAGAACCGCCGTCTGTGCCGTCAGCTCCAGTACAAAGTCAGACTTTTAATCAGGATATCCACGGGCAGTCTCCTCCTCAGTTTGTCTCCTTTCAGCCTTTGCCTCCTGCTACCACTTCTTCCCATAGGTCTTCTGACCATGGAAGTCGCCCTCCATCTGTTCAGAATTATTTTCAGCCTACCAATGACCCTCCACAACAGCCTTTTATGTACCCGTCAAATGCTCCCACCCCTCCAACACAACTTGGTCATCCCCAAATACAGAATCCTATTCCTCATCAGAACCTTGTAAATGCCCCCAGCTCTCAATGGGCTGTACCAAATACAACCCAACAGAATAACTCACATTCCCAGAACCAGACCTACCAAATGCCAAGTTCTGCCCCGCATGAGGCATGGTTCAACCAAGCGCCACGTGACCCGGCCTACCACCAAATGGGGACTGCCCCGGTCCATCTGCAGCCGAACTCTGATAGTAGAGCCCATCAAGCGTCAAACACAGCTCCCCAGAATGGCGGCTCTGCCTCAGCAACAGTCCCATACTCTCAGAATTCTGGCACACTCTCTATGTTTTTTAATGACAATGATGTAGAAAATGAGGAAACTTTGGCTGGAGAGAGAAGTAATGTCATAAATGGTATTCCTGAATCTTTGCGACCTGTGAGTAACCCACAAGTTGTTCCACCTGCCCACAATGTTCCTGCAGATGTTCCGTTTGATAACCAAGGATCATGTTTTCAGGACAATTCTCACATACCATACATGAGTGACGGAAACGCCACGCCACAGGCAAATCCCTCTGATTACCATTATGACCACGTAGAGAATTTTGAATGTGTCCCAAATCAGGAGGTATTGCCCAGTGAAACTCAAGCTACTCTTGAAGTTAACACATTTGAAACTGGGCCTAACCTGGAGACTCCTGATTCTATTCCCAGACCAATGAGGTCTGCTAGTGCATCATCAAACTACAGTAATATGAGTCACGGAAGTGGGACTGTTAGCCGTCGCCATCAGGGTGTAGTTGGTACCTTTATTCAGCAGGAAAGCCCACGACCCACTGATGATACAAACTCTCCTCCTGCCACTTCTGCTGCTTGTGGAGGTTACTTTGAACAGATTGACTCTTTTCCAGCTGGAGATGTGGCAACACAGCAGAAGTCTTCGGAGCAGATGTGGTCCGCAACACCGAGCCCCCCAAAACCAACCGGCAACTTTCAGGCCAGTGCTAACAGCTCCTTTGAGCCTGTTCGCTCACATGGGGTTGGGGTGCGGCCAATTGAGGTTGATAGAGCAAAAATGGTTGCAGAAGCTGGCACTGATGCTACGCCTGGCAACCTGGAGCAGCCACCAGATAATATGGAAAACATTTATGGGCCAGGACACCCTCTCCCTGTTGGTGTTCCTCACCTGGCAAACCCCACAGTTCAGTCACCCTCACGACCCTCATCGCGTACTTTTGGTGCCAGTCGGCCCTGTGACAGCCCTGCCACTACTTTATGGGCTCACGGTGACCCTACGAGCTTGGCCACTAACATTCTTTTAGTGCCTGCTGCCCCGACTGTTCTTGCGCCTCTAAGGGAGCCTAGTGCTGATGTCATTCAGCCTCCAGAGGATGGCCCACTGGAACTTCATCCTCCTCAAAGAATCCAACCAACACCACAGCAACATTTAGAGAACCTTGAAAACCCACCAAAGGTGAGTGAGTTAAATGCAACAGACTCCCAAGGCAACCTGGGCTACGCGTCTCTCCTGCTTTCCGATTCGCTACAGCAGCCTGTTCTGATTGCGCCACCTGTGTCTAATTACAATGTAATCCCCCCTACTGCCCCTGTGCAAGTGGCAAGTCAGGGTACCCCAACTGTGAGAACAAAAAGTGCTAGTACATCCCACGCAACTGCACTTCCCCAGAATCAGAATCTactttgctcacctgcctctaccTCAAACCCTACCCCGCTCGATCTGACCCTCGACGGAGAAGCGGCAACTTCCGGAGTGGCTTCGTCACAACCTCATACAGTCCGCCCGCCTTTTTCTCAAGGCCAGTCATTGAGTGGAGACCCCCACTTTGGGCACCAAGTTAATTATGCGACTTCTCTTGCCGCTGCTTCTGTCACCAATCACAAtcagccctcaaattatgaactGCTTGATTTTTCTATGCACCAATCACAAAGCAAAAATCAAGCACCTAGCCATCCTCCGGCTTTACACGAGTCTCCACAGTTTAGTAATGGATTTTACATGCAGGTCACCAAAGATGCACAGCGAGGGGTAAGAGTGGAAGAAAATGTACAGGTACAGCCAGCTTCATCATCCACCACACAGGTGCCACTGGCCTCTTCATCAATCCCAGGGGCCCGACCAACCTCAACTGCTAACACTCCGCAGCCACAACTGGAACCTCCAAGAAGGCCAGATTCAAATGAAACAACACAGAGACAAAGTGTCTCAGCTGTTCCAATGGAGGGAGCACTGCCACTGTCTGGCCAGTATCCAAATCCAGTACTTGGTCCTTCTACTGCAGGTGCTCTTCCTGCTGCAGGTCCACCCGGACCTCCTGCAGGTCCACCTGGACCTCCTGGGCCACTCCCTCATGGGTCTTCCCAGCCAGCTGCAGCTGAGCCACCTCGACCACCTTCTTCTGCTGGCAGTCAGCAGGGTTATGGTCTCCCTCATCCTGGGCCGGGGCAGATGTACGGAGGCTATTATGGAAGCTATGGAGAATACCCAGATGGCCTAGCACCGTATGCTCCTGGGCCATACCCACCTGGGGATCCTAGAGCTCAGCAGTATTATCAG GATGGATCCAATAGAGGCAGAGGAGATCCGTGGTTTGGCAGATACGAGGGCCCGAACCCAGCATACCGTGACCCAAACTATCAGTACAAAGAGCCTCAGCAGGAGCGACCTAACTCCAGGGCTAGTCAGTACTCTGATAGACCACCATCCAG GCAAGGCTATCCTGATGACTACCACAGAGCGAACCAAAGTGCCTATGAAGAATATTATGCAAATTACGCCAAGCACTATGAATATGCAG GATACAACTATGGACAATTTGATCCCAGATACAGAGCATATTATGACCAGTCCTACTGGTCCACTTATGATGACAGCTACAGAGGCAGAGAAAACTACTACAATCAACAAATGTATCCTACTAG AAAAGATGGCTATGATGACCAGTGGCGGTACTACCCTGGTTATGATAGTAGTTTCGATGATGATTACCGCCGGCGTGGAGAGGCATACAATGATGACTTTGACCGACGCAGTGTACACAGTGAGCAGTCGGCACACAGCGTGCACAGCTCTCATAGCCACCACAGCAGGCGTAGCAGTTTCAGCTCAAGGTCGCAACCG AGTCAGGTGTACAGGAGCCAGCCAGACTTGGTGTCAGCAGGCTATGATGCCACATCATCCACTTTAGCAGTGGACTATTCCTACGGACAGTATCCAAACCAGACGGATGCCTCCCAGAACTACGAGCAGTATCTGTATCCCTCTGGCTACAAAGCAGACAGCACCTGGGTTGCCACTGAACAGC CGCCGCCACGTCCAGTAACCCCAGAGAAGTTTACAATGCCCCACCGTTGTGCCCGCTTTGGACCTGGTGGTCATCTGGTTCAGGTTCTACCTAATCTTCCCTCAGCTGGACAACCTGCTCTTGTTGATATTCACAACCTTGAG ACTATGCTGCAGAACACTTCGGATCAGGAAGAACTACGAGCCTTTCCTGGACCTCTTGTTAA GGAGGAAACGCACAAGGTTGACGTTATAAAGTTCTCCCAGAATAAAGCACTGACATGTTCCTATGACGACAACCTCTTAGACCGGGACTCTGCCCGCCTACTTTGGGACTTTATTGTTTTGCTGTGTAGACAAAATGGG ACCGTAGTTGGCACCGATATTGCTGACCTGTTGTTGAAAGAGCATCGCTCTGTGTGGCTACCTGGCAAGAGTCCTAATGAAGCAAACTTAATTGATTTCAACAATGAACCACTGGCAAGAGCGGAAGAGGAGCCAGGAACTGGGCCGCTGTCCCTTCTGTCAGACACTTTCATGACGGTCCCAGAAAACGTTGGCAAAGAAACTGAACGCTTTAGAGAGTTGCTATTGTTTGGCCGCAAGAAG GATGCACTTGAAGCCGCTATGAAGGGAGGTCTCTGGGGACACGCCCTCCTTTTGGCCAGCAAGATGGACAACAGGACGCACGCACGTGTAATGACAAG GTTTGCCAACAGTTTGCCTATTAATGACCCTCTCCAGACAGTGTATCAGCTCATGTCAGGGAGAATGCCTGCATCAGCTACT TGTTGCGGTGAGGCAAAGTGGGGCGATTGGCGCCCTCACCTGGCCATGGTGCTGTCGAACCTGACACACACGTTGGACCTTGATACACGCACTATCACAACTATGGGAGACACTCTTG CTTCAAAGGGGCTCATTGATGCGGCACACTTCTGCTACTTGATGGCTCAAGTTGGCTTTGGTGTATACACGAAAAAGAGCACCAAGATGGTTCTGATAGGCTCCAACCACAG TTTGTCTTTCTTCGACTTCGCAACCAACGAAGCAATCCAGAGGACAGAGGCCTATGAGTACGCTCAATCGCTGGGCTCCCAGCCTTGCTCACTGCCCAATTTTCAG GTCTTCAAGTTGATCTATGCATGCCGTTTGGCTGAAGCAGGTCTGAGTGCTCAGGCCTTCCACTACTGTGAAGTCATCTCTCGGACTGTCCTTATGCAGCCGTCCCATTACTCCcctgttttcattagccaagtcaTCCAG ATGTCTGAAAAGCTCCGATTCTTCGACCCACAACTGAAGGAGAGGCCAGAGCAGGAATTGTTCAATGAGCCAGATTGGCTGATCCAGCTCAGACAGCTGGATGGGCAGATCAGG ACTGGTGCAATTACTTATAACCCCGACAGAACGACTCCAACACAGTTTTCCAGCTGCAGCCCCAGCTCAGATCTCGAGCACCCCAGTCCAGCTGAACCTTACAACATGTCAATGGATGTGGATGGCCCCACCGCTGACAATCCATTGATGAGCTCATTGCTGCCTGGCTCTCCACCTCAGGGTGTACAGCTGATGCCGCCAG CTCCTACCTCCATTCTCCAAGATGGAATGGCCCCGTCTCAGCCCCCTTGCAACATGCCTGAATTCTACCCAGTTCCACCAAGTGGAGCACCTGGACATATTCCTATGTCAGGCTACCCTCCTCAGGATCCCACATATGCTCATCCCCACTTCCATCCTCCACCTGAGCAGTCAGAAATGTATCCAGGAGCTTATCAGCAACCATGCCACTCACCCTCTCAAGTGAGCCAGATGTCACCACTCATGCCCCCACCCCAGGTGCCGCATTCACCGGTGCAAATGAGCCATCAGCTGCCTGCGCACATGCCACTGTCACCTGGGCATGTTCCCTCCCTCGAGCCCCCGTCTCACATCCACCATGAGATGCATATGACTCAATCAATATCCAGCTCCCCACGCAAATTCTCCCTCACACCTCAGATGGACTTCTATGACCACATGGCACAGCTG GGTCCCGGGAGGAGATCAAGAACTACCTCGCAGTCTTCGGTGCACCGG GCTCCGGGGCGTCGTTCTCGTACTACATCTGAGTCTTCGACTCACTCCGGAGGGCGTGAGAGAAGCAATTCGGCTGTCAAGCAGGCATCTCCTCCGCCTCCCTCTATTCCTGAACAGCCCCGCAAAGAGGAGACCAAGAAAGCCAAAAAGGACTCCCCCAAAAAG GGTGGTGGCGGCGTGGGCTGGCTGACGTGGCTTTACAGGAAGGGCAAGAATGAGGCTCACTTACCAGATGATAAAAACAAATCC